From a region of the Lactuca sativa cultivar Salinas chromosome 4, Lsat_Salinas_v11, whole genome shotgun sequence genome:
- the LOC111894626 gene encoding transcription factor CYCLOIDEA translates to MFSSNLSQKIPSSSHVSPTFSSFFEKVGFYFSHHENNSNPFVSPPPSSPPPEVTANTQDLTCQQVQEGSVLQYSDDYDDLLESIVYPCKKKTVNSKKDGHSKINTAQGPRDRRVRLSIDIARKFFELQNMLGFDKASKTLDWLFTKSKVAIKELVKETKHSSSSTVSTGQCELAFLDDDEGENKSEFRFVNGKMKKITQKQKSGHRVDVAREQSRAEARARARERTKEKMRIKMQQYDLKKFPDEYSCHAVSSSNLTIQSSFWGQIESQSDYNESIVEKMFFM, encoded by the coding sequence ATGTTTTCTTCAAATCTTTCCCAAAAAATTCCTTCTTCAAGCCATGTCTCTCCTACTTTCAGTTCCTTCTTCGAAAAAGTTGGTTTTTATTTTAGCCACCACGAAAACAACAGTAACCCATTTGTGTCTCCACCACCCTCATCGCCACCACCGGAAGTCACTGCAAATACGCAAGATTTGACTTGTCAGCAGGTTCAAGAAGGATCTGTGTTGCAGTATAGTGATGATTATGATGATCTTTTAGAGTCGATAGTTTATCCTTGTAAGAAGAAAACAGTGAACAGTAAGAAAGATGGGCATAGTAAAATCAACACAGCTCAAGGCCCTAGAGATCGGAGGGTGAGATTGTCCATTGATATTGCTCGAAAGTTTTTTGAGCTTCAGAACATGCTAGGGTTCGACAAAGCAAGCAAAACCCTCGATTGGTTGTTTACGAAATCCAAGGTCGCCATTAAGGAGCTGGTTAAAGAAACAAAGCACTCATCGTCATCAACTGTGAGTACTGGTCAATGTGAATTAGCTTTTCTTGATGACGATGAAGGTGAGAACAAGTCTGAATTCAGGTTTGTTAATGgaaaaatgaagaagataactcaAAAACAGAAATCCGGGCATCGTGTTGATGTTGCGAGAGAGCAGTCAAGAGCAGAGGCAAGAGCTAGGGCTAGAGAAAGGACAAAAGAAAAAATGCGGATTAAGATGCAACAATATGATTTGAAAAAATTTCCTGATGAGTACTCTTGTCATGCAGTAAGCTCTTCAAACTTAACTATTCAGTCGAGCTTTTGGGGTCAGATAGAATCACAAAGTGATTACAACGAATCAATTGTggaaaaaatgttttttatgtaA